Proteins from a genomic interval of Diospyros lotus cultivar Yz01 chromosome 6, ASM1463336v1, whole genome shotgun sequence:
- the LOC127804797 gene encoding uncharacterized protein LOC127804797 has protein sequence MASEIRGSTSGQPQGGQSSSSGGGSNDAGDFECNICFELAQDPVVTLCGHLFCWPCLYRWLRLHSHSHECPVCKAVIQEEKLVPLYGRGKNPTDPRSKPVPGVDIPSRPAGQRPATAPPPNAINFPNFGFGFMGGFVPMATARFGNFAMSAGFGGLFPSLFNIQVHGFPDATVYGTTSGFPFGFPGGIHGGHGRGFNQIPSQGRHDDNYLKMLFLFIGVLVVIALIWS, from the coding sequence ATGGCAAGTGAAATTAGGGGATCGACAAGTGGGCAGCCCCAGGGCGGCCAGTCGTCTTCCTCGGGCGGTGGCAGCAATGATGCCGGTGATTTTGAATGCAATATTTGCTTTGAATTAGCTCAAGACCCAGTTGTTACTCTATGCGGCCATCTCTTCTGTTGGCCTTGTCTGTACAGATGGCTCCGCCTTCACTCCCATTCTCATGAATGTCCGGTCTGTAAGGCCGTTATCCAGGAGGAGAAGTTAGTTCCTCTTTATGGCAGAGGGAAGAATCCAACTGACCCGAGATCAAAACCCGTTCCTGGAGTCGATATCCCCAGCCGCCCAGCAGGGCAAAGACCGGCGACGGCTCCTCCTCCAAATGCTATTAACTTCCCCAATTTTGGCTTTGGATTTATGGGAGGATTTGTGCCAATGGCAACTGCAAGGTTTGGTAATTTTGCCATGTCTGCTGGTTTTGGTGGTTTGTTTCCATCGCTGTTTAACATACAGGTTCATGGATTCCCGGATGCTACCGTGTATGGAACAACGTCAGGATTCCCATTTGGGTTTCCTGGTGGGATTCATGGAGGCCATGGTAGGGGATTTAACCAGATTCCTAGTCAAGGACGGCATGATGATAATTATCTGAAGATGCTTTTTTTGTTCATTGGTGTTCTTGTTGTCATTGCCCTTATTTGGTCGTAA